One Panicum virgatum strain AP13 chromosome 9K, P.virgatum_v5, whole genome shotgun sequence genomic region harbors:
- the LOC120650059 gene encoding uncharacterized protein LOC120650059 isoform X14, with protein MRDPSEKTKWREPNCCRCSKDKMGKVKNSLLNAHHVCCRNWCAVARVKIPRNTILLVSNVTVYPPAMQISWCSFGTSVVSMKRNEKTTSNTLYRKEMVAYGNGFYLAMVDVNERVSGNWSRSKVLLHLICYKAHVASPSFDVPARQLVLLVRQPTGQVQTGGHRAELHSGSLIAA; from the exons ATGAGAG ATCCGTCAGAGAAGACGAAGTGGCGCGAGCCCAACTGCTGCCGCTGCAGCAAGGACAAGATGGGCAAGGTCAAGAACTC ATTACTGAATGCACACCACGTTTGTTGCCGGAATTGGTGTGCAGTTGCTAGAGTGAAGATTCCCCGTAACACCATCCTCCTGGTCTCCAATGTCACAGTCTACCCACCAG CAATGCAAATATCCTGGTGCTCTTTTGGGACAAGTGTTGTTTCTATGAAGAGAAATGAAAAAACTACTTCAAATACACTATATAG GAAAGAAATGGTTGCATATGGCAATGGATTTTACCTTGCTATGGTTGATGTGAATGAAAGAGTTTCTGGGAATTGGAGCCGGTCCAAAGTTCTATTGCACTTGATCTGCTATAAG GCTCACGTTGCCTCTCCAAGCTTCGACGTGCCAGCTCGACAGCTTGTCCTTCTGGTTCGACAGCCAACAGGACAAGTCCAAACAGGCGGGCATCGGGCAGAGCTCCATTCAGGCAGTTTGATAGCCGCATGA